Proteins encoded in a region of the Misgurnus anguillicaudatus chromosome 9, ASM2758022v2, whole genome shotgun sequence genome:
- the LOC129424100 gene encoding V-set and immunoglobulin domain-containing protein 10-like 2 gives MVHRGLGVPYICLTVLLLPLLLEGVDILDAGEVVYHETRTDGVVERGVILECGPILPDVYIWGFTEPGTDTIRALVYNFGKGPKLQKLAKDLGDLSVITNTASLSIEKLPLAAEGVYTCQALYDTAEGAKLYYYYVYLRVLVPVTKPYILMSDSSPIEGTVVTMRCGLENGTGPINYVWEQETREGQLTTMAEINDNNLFNVTEVTRNHTGWYRCVASNKVNQQRSDRIWLDIIFGPDLPQIDVTPYSVTERGYSALERETVSLLCQASSNPPSQYVWFYNNSQVFTGPQFTITRVLRMHTGHYACLAQNTYLNTRSKKTITLTVYYPPDGDPSCSILPANNYNDLALRCTWEGGIPGASLKWTPYVFGNGSEGITNITQIQKGQETANNSVFLCQVSHIAQNEIKSCSVRAWMPYGEPQCSAYATRNNEYLMLSCSWEGGFPRALLWWASSSGDMQGTSEENANILVLRSSATYSGKAFVCYAKHPLAKAAKQCVLKLEAPVLITQRSVMSVYEGSDVQLTCILSKNYPITEITWYNNQKQHVLNIPKKYALDRAAAWTNLTVRETDSETDSGQYWCSATNAVGGAEIPITLMVKRYPMPPNVTISKIIYNSRQRTDVDLEWLPQNEGELTGFFIERQRLPLPPKKRSGDPPWEKLVNLEPDARNYQIKNLDPTGTYAIRITAVNHRTIGNPSDIKSPADPPFNAYPAVIGAAIGGMLIATIATVLLFMYVVRNRNNNPRLHDLIFGRQNSQSRENINFPEDEVVEGSEGEKHAGEPSTTAAHGPSMALPRPTATPTNLPPGEEPVNVTITVMASS, from the exons ATGGTCCACAGAGGTTTAGGGGTGCCTTATATCTGCTTGACTGTCTTACTTCTACCCCTTCTCCTTGAAG GTGTGGACATTTTGGACGCAGGGGAGGTGGTATACCATGAGACCAGGACTGATGGTGTGGTGGAACGTGGAGTGATATTGGAGTGTGGTCCCATTTTGCCTGATGTCTACATCTGGGGCTTTACCGAACCAGGCACGGACACCATCCGTGCCTTGGTGTACAACTTTGGGAAGGGTCCCAAGCTGCAGAAGTTAGCCAAAGACTTGGGTGATCTGTCAGTCATCACCAACACTGCCTCTCTGTCTATAGAGAAGCTTCCTCTGGCTGCAGAAGGCGTTTATACCTGCCAGGCACTATATGATACTGCGGAGGGAGCCAAGCTGTATTACTACTATGTCTATCTGCGTGTTCTAG TGCCAGTTACCAAACCTTACATCTTGATGAGTGACTCCTCGCCAATAGAGGGCACTGTAGTGACTATGCGCTGTGGCCTGGAGAATGGAACCGGGCCTATAAATTACGTATGGGAACAGGAGACGCGGGAAGGGCAGCTTACCACGATGGCCGAGATCAATGACAACAACCTGTTCAACGTCACTGAAGTAACACGCAACCACACTGGCTGGTACAGGTGTGTCGCCAGCAACAAGGTCAACCAACAGCGCAGTGATCGAATCTGGCTTGACATCATAT TTGGTCCAGACCTGCCTCAGATCGATGTCACCCCTTACTCAGTGACCGAGCGTGGTTATTCAGCACTGGAAAGAGAGACAGTTTCCCTCCTGTGTCAAGCTTCTTCAAATCCCCCCAGCCAATACGTTTGGTTCTACAACAACTCCCAGGTTTTCACAGGTCCACAGTTCACCATCACTAGGGTCCTACGCATGCACACGGGTCACTATGCATGCCTGGCTCAGAACACTTACCTCAACACCCGATCCAAGAAAACCATCACCCTCACCGTCTACT ATCCTCCAGATGGCGATCCATCTTGCTCCATCCTACCGGCCAACAACTACAATGACCTGGCCCTCCGCTGCACCTGGGAGGGTGGCATTCCAGGAGCCTCCTTAAAATGGACCCCATATGTGTTTGGAAATGGGAGCGAGGGAATCACAAACATCACCCAGATTCAGAAAGGCCAAGAGACCGCGAACAACTCTGTATTCCTCTGCCAAGTCTCCCACATTGCGCAGAATGAAATCAAGAGCTGCAGCGTAAGAGCGT GGATGCCCTATGGAGAGCCACAGTGTTCTGCGTATGCCACTCGAAACAATGAGTACCTAATGCTGTCCTGTTCCTGGGAGGGTGGATTCCCTCGGGCCTTGTTGTGGTGGGCTTCTAGCTCAGGTGACATGCAAGGCACATCTGAAGAGAATGCCAATATCCTGGTTTTACGATCTAGCGCTACCTACAGCGGCAAAGCATTTGTATGTTATGCAAAACATCCATTGGCTAAGGCGGCCAAACAGTGTGTATTAAAGCTGG AGGCACCGGTATTGATAACACAACGCAGTGTGATGTCTGTCTATGAGGGCAGTGATGTCCAGCTCACTTGTATCTTGAGTAAAAACTACCCTATCACAGAGATCACCTGGTACAATAACCAGAAACAACATGTGCTTAACATCCCGAAGAAGTACGCATTGGACCGAGCCGCTGCCTGGACCAACTTGACAGTAAGGGAAACAGACAGCGAGACAGACAGTGGTCAATACTGGTGTTCGGCTACCAATGCTGTTGGAGGAGCAGAGATCCCGATTACCCTGATGGTGAAAA GGTACCCAATGCCCCCCAATGTAACCATTAGTAAGATCATTTACAACAGTCGTCAACGGACAGATGTTGATCTAGAGTGGCTGCCCCAGAATGAAGGTGAACTCACAGGGTTCTTCATCGAGCGTCAACGACTTCCCCTACCTCCGAAAAAAAGAAGCGGTGACCCTCCCTGGGAGAAACTGGTTAATCTGGAGCCTGATGCTCGAAATTACCAAATCAAGAATTTGGACCCCACTGGTACCTATGCAATCCGTATTACTGCAGTAAACCACCGCACCATTGGGAACCCATCAGATATTAAGAGCCCAG CGGACCCTCCTTTCAATGCCTACCCAGCTGTGATTGGGGCAGCGATCGGGGGCATGCTCATAGCAACGATAGCCACTGTACTGCTCTTTATGTATGTGGTCCGGAACCGCAACAATAATCCAA GGCTTCATGACTTGATATTTGGAAG GCAAAACAGCCAGTCTAGAGAGAACATTAACTTTCCTGAGGATGAGGTTGTTGAAGGATCAGAAGGAGAGAAGCATGCAGGAGAGCCAAGCACAACTGCAGCTCATG GACCATCAATGGCACTGCCAAGGCCAACCGCAACACCTACAAACCTTCCCCCAGGCGAGGAGCCTGTTAATGTAACTATAACTGTCATGGCCTCAAGCTAG
- the cfap53 gene encoding cilia- and flagella-associated protein 53: MLTSHRHRTQCREITGPTPHSVAVRAKNASSRPTDYLILERRKQEAARNEVLDFTRDQSSCDVKLQWERNTQRRLVSATIDRRLQEAMKQYQMTIDERRERLRELLESEEQDLLNEIEIRKETVVERQAKMRERAKTLREKRESEREKVVADKLDQLFREQSEELRAVEMQRRRDEVCTERAAQIRTRREAQQMQQDEDRLFDKLWESDRLAKEERENQELQRQRQNNLQQVAFLQAQMETAEQQRIRAKQLKEEEAELLRDQREMLRLEEEREHRQKLMDQAKRKKQLDHSLRLKMKRLAREQQEELALDMSILEKLLTEEKDEKQEEVLKKLERGEEQRRYRQYLKEQLEEQKRQEVEMEHLIESELQQAWARREKQWRLEKAARDRLMKDVMDTRRLQIQEKLNKNMQKQAELVKEREELDQIIEENKLLDEEEKTRLREASQEYQADLLAQMLHRQRLREAEQAEKDLEYQKGLMYQEQYNKKIQDILSRPVSNTTAVHPFRRRERPYSTFGGQLP, encoded by the exons atgttgACATCTCATCGACACAGGACGCAATGTCGGGAAATTACTGGGCCTACACCACATTCAGTGGCAGTG aGAGCAAAAAATGCTTCATCCAGACCCACAGACTACCTGATTCTGGAGAGAAGGAAACAGGAGGCAGCCCGTAATGAGGTGCTGGACTTCACCAGGGACCAAAGCTCCTGTGATGTTAAATTGCAATGGGAAAGAAACACACAGCGCCGATTGGTGTCAGCCACTATTGATAGACGACTACAGGAAGCAATGAAGCAGTACCAGATGACCATTGACGAAAGGAGAGAAAG GCTTCGTGAGCTGCTAGAATCTGAGGAGCAAGATCTCTTGAATGAAATCGAGATAAGAAAAGAGACGGTGGTGGAGAGGCAGGCTAAAATGCGTGAAAGAGCCAAAACACTGCGAGAGaaaagagagagtgagagagagaaagttgtTGCTGATAAACTCGACCAGCTCTTCAG AGAGCAGAGTGAGGAGCTGCGTGCCGTGGAGATGCAGCGGAGGCGAGATGAGGTCTGCACTGAACGTGCCGCTCAGATTCGTACCCGGCGGGAAGCACAACAGATGCAACAAGACGAAGACAGGCTGTTTGATAAGTTATGGGAGAGTGACCGGCTGGCTAAAGAAGAGCGTGAAAACCAAGAGCTTCAACGTCAGAGACAAAACAACCTTCAGCAGGTGGCGTTCTTGCAGGCACAGATGGAAACGGCTGAACAACAGAGAATACGAGCTAAACAACTGAAGGAAGAAGAGGCAGAGTTACTG CGAGACCAAAGGGAGATGCTCCGTCTAGAAGAAGAGAGGGAGCACCGGCAGAAGCTCATGGACCAAGCAAAACGAAAGAAACAGCTGGACCATTCACTTCGGTTGAAGATGAAGAGGCTGGCACGAGAGCAGCAGGAAGAGCTGGCCTTAGACATGAGCATCTTGGAGAAACTATTGACTGAGGAAAAAGATGAAAAGCAGGAGGAGGTTCTCAAGAAG CTGGAACGTGGAGAGGAGCAGCGCAGATACAGGCAGTACCTGAAAGAGCAGCTGGAGGAGCAGAAGCGTCAGGAGGTTGAGATGGAGCACCTGATTGAGTCAGAGCTCCAGCAGGCCTGGGCCCGCAGAGAGAAGCAGTGGCGTCTGGAAAAAGCAGCAAGAGATCGACTCATGAAGGATGTAATGGACACTCGCCGCCTACAGATCCAGGAGAAAT taaataagAACATGCAGAAACAGGCTGAGCTTGTCAAAGAGAGAGAGGAGCTTGACCAAATCATTGAAGAGAACAAATTGCTGGATGAAGAAGAAAAGACTCG TCTAAGAGAGGCCAGTCAGGAGTATCAGGCTGACCTCTTGGCTCAGATGTTGCATCGTCAGCGTCTTCGTGAAGCAGAACAGGCTGAAAAAGATCTAGAGTACCAGAAGGGTCTAATGTACCAGGAGCAGTACAATAAGAAAATTCAGGACATCTTATCAAGGCCCGTATCTAACACCACAGCAGTTCACCCCTTCAGGAGACGAGAACGACCCTATTCCACCTTTGGTGGACAATTGCCATAA
- the chek1 gene encoding serine/threonine-protein kinase Chk1 — MAVPFVKDWDLVQTLGEGAYGEVRLLVNKKTEEAVAVKVVDMAKAKDCIENVKKEVCICKMLSHPNIVRFFGHRSEGTTQYIFLEYCSGGELFDRIEPDVGMPEKEAHRFFQQLIAGVEYLHSLGITHRDIKPENILLDDKDNLKISDFGLATMFRHRGRERLLNRLCGTLPYVAPELMSRSAFQAEPADTWACGIVLTAMLAGELPWDQPSENCQEYLDWLEKKLYLTPWKKIDAVPLSLLSKMLLHNPEERITIPEIKKHRWFSRSFKSVPGVKRQSETPVSKMSRTDSELSPMTRKNSNDRAQISSSQPEPQALWEEKEVSVHSDVSVSFSQPACPDHMLIASQMLGTPGASQSPWQRLVRRMTRFFTTVKAEPSCIALRDACIAMGHTWKQSCTNQATVSTMDRRNNKLIFIVHFLEMEERILVDFRLSKGDGLEFKRIFLKLKQKLSDIISNQKVLPLI; from the exons ATGGCTGTGCCTTTTGTTAAAGACTGGGATTTGGTACAGACACTTGGAGAAGGGGCATATGGCGA GGTTCGACTTCTGGTCAACAAGAAGACTGAAGAGGCTGTAGCAGTGAAAGTTGTAGATATGGCCAAAGCCAAAGATTGCATAGAGAATGTGAAGAAAGAGGTCTGCATATGCAAGATGCTGTCACACCCCAATATAGTACGTTTCTTCGGGCACAGGAGTGAGGGTACGACACAGTATATCTTTCTAGAGTACTGTAGTGGAGGGGAGCTCTTCGACCGCATCG AGCCTGATGTAGGGATGCCAGAAAAGGAGGCACACAGATTTTTTCAGCAGTTAATAGCTGGTGTG GAATATCTTCACAGTCTTGGGATCACACATCGTGACATAAAACCTGAAAATATTCTTCTTGATGATAAAG ATAATCTGAAGATTTCTGATTTCGGCTTGGCTACCATGTTCCGGCATCGTGGCAGGGAGCGTTTGTTGAACCGTCTGTGTGGCACTCTACCTTATGTTGCCCCCGAGCTAATGTCACGCTCAGCGTTTCAAGCCGAACCTGCAGACACTTGGGCTTGTGGCATTGTGCTCACAGCAATGTTAGCTGGAG AGTTACCATGGGACCAGCCGAGTGAAAACTGTCAGGAGTATTTAGATTGGCTGGAGAAGAAGCTTTACCTAACACCCTGGAAGAAAATTGATGCTGTGCCCCTTA gTCTACTATCAAAGATGTTACTACATAATCCAGAAGAAAGGATCACTATCCCTGAAATAAAGAAACACCGTTGGTTTAGCAGAAGTTTTAAGTCAG TCCCAGGAGTCAAACGCCAGAGTGAAACCCCAGTAAGCAAGATGTCACGAACTGACTCTGAGCTCTCACCGATGACACGAAAAAATAG TAATGACAGAGCACAGATCTCCAGTTCTCAGCCTGAGCCACAAGCATTGTGGGAAGAAAAAGAGGTTTCGGTGCACTCAGATGTCAGTGTAAGCTTCTCCCAGCCTGCCTGTCCTGATCACATGCTGATAGCCAGTCAGATGCTCGGCACGCCAGGTGCCAGTCAG AGCCCATGGCAGCGTTTGGTGAGGAGAATGACCAGATTCTTCACCACTGTAAAGGCAGAACCATCTTGCATTGCTCTCCGTGATGCCTGTATAGCTATGGGTCACACATGGAAACAAAGCTGCACCAATCAG gCCACAGTGTCCACTATGGATCGGCGCAATAATAAACTGATCTTCATAGTGCACTTCTTGGAAATGGAGGAACGCATTCTAGTAGATTTCCGTCTGTCAAAG GGAGACGGTTTGGAATTCAAAAGGATTTTCCTGAAGCTGAAACAGAAACTGTCTGACATTATTAGTAACCAAAAAGTTTTACCTTTGATTTGA